A single genomic interval of Heteronotia binoei isolate CCM8104 ecotype False Entrance Well chromosome 11, APGP_CSIRO_Hbin_v1, whole genome shotgun sequence harbors:
- the LOC132578962 gene encoding probable G-protein coupled receptor 34, with protein MSTPFPTGESPANRSNNSGCNIQDGLLAVTLPVTYSIISIMGFFFNMLALWVFHFGTQKTNSITVYMRNLALSDLLLALCLPFRAAYHNQSGPAMLCQVVGIIFYLTMYVSIGLLSLISLDRYLKILRPLQQFRIHTVTHSTAASGLVWLACGAMMLPFFFNVGKKGPCAHRCFHFKHRSMLGAALNLVAVATFFVLLGFLLYSYGKISLKLRQVALRKTQQQSKKTSAQAISKTFVVLAVFITCFTPYHVVRVPYIFAQIKIISDLRSVQALHLANELVLCISALNCCLDPMIFFFLSSSFKRALLAALGGKLKVAFRKSDGVLNTRKSNTDSRVQRSELQVEEGPLERQ; from the coding sequence ATGAGCACTCCTTTCCCTACTGGTGAATCCCCGGCGAACCGCTCGAACAACTCAGGTTGCAACATTCAAGATGGCCTCTTAGCCGTGACTCTCCCAGTGACGTATTCCATAATCTCCATTATGGGCTTCTTCTTCAACATGCTGGCCCTTTGGGTGTTCCATTTCGGTACACAGAAGACAAACTCCATCACGGTGTACATGAGGAACCTCGCCCTGTCGGACCTCctcctcgctctctgcctgccctTCAGGGCAGCGTATCACAACCAGAGCGGCCCCGCCATGCTCTGCCAGGTGGTAGGCATCATCTTCTACCTTACCATGTACGTCAGCATTGGGTTGCTCAGCCTGATCAGCCTAGATCGCTACTTGAAGATCCTCCGGCCCCTCCAGCAGTTCCGGATCCACACGGTGACTCACAGCACCGCTGCTTCTGGACTGGTGTGGTTGGCCTGCGGCGCCATGATGCTGCCTTTCTTTTTCAACGTTGGCAAGAAGGGGCCCTGTGCCCACCGATGCTTCCACTTCAAGCACAGAAGCATGCTGGGGGCAGCGCTCAATCTGGTTGCAGTGGCGACTTTCTTTgtcttgctgggctttctccTCTACTCCTACGGCAAGATCTCGCTCAAGCTCCGCCAGGTCGCCTTaaggaaaacacagcagcagagcaAGAAGACAAGTGCCCAAGCCATATCCAAGACCTTTGTGGTCCTTGCTGTTTTCATCACATGCTTCACCCCTTACCATGTGGTCCGTGTGCCCTACATCTTTGCCCAGATCAAGATCATCTCTGATCTGCGGAGCGTACAAGCCCTCCACCTCGCCAATGAACTCGTCCTCTGCATCTCGGCTCTCAATTGCTGCTTGGACCCGatgattttctttttcctctcCAGCAGTTTCAAGAGAGCTTTGCTGGCGGCCCTGGGTGGGAAACTGAAAGTGGCGTTCCGGAAGAGCGATGGAGTCTTAAACACTAGAAAATCCAACACAGACTCGCGGGTCCAGAGATCTGAGTTACAGGTTGAGGAGGGACCTCTGGAGAGGCAATGA
- the LOC132579434 gene encoding 40-kDa huntingtin-associated protein-like, whose translation MLSVPGSGGAPSPGFGPGEGGSGAGSGVDFLTRYRLVSAKLRRRFLRKPNVSEAAEQFAALARELRAQESLPYAAWCQLAVARCAQSLGHAAGEAAALGEAARLWLRHERELRLRQGPGLGLAEHLPAAQSCVAFGARLRLELGQPALAAGLWLELGNELRAASEPGQAVPALLRAADLLAAAHLPLEAVRCLRDVASCLLLCRDHDGALAVLTQAQLLVQGGSGPQAPAPAASSSPASLPPGAFLDELLQCEVTRVLLLLLLQPPPSKLLPEHAQTLEKYSWEALDASPGYLPPELFLLLQSAVMACQEKDLEALKVLQKELWPLLTAEQNHLFHLVLQEMITPSGQGF comes from the coding sequence ATGCTGTCGGTCCCGGGCTCCGGAGGCGCCCCTTCGCCGGGCTTCGGCCCCGGCGAGGGTGGCTCCGGGGCGGGCTCCGGCGTGGACTTCCTCACCCGCTACCGGCTGGTGTCGGCCAAGCTGCGGCGGCGCTTCCTGCGCAAGCCCAACGTGTCGGAGGCGGCCGAGCAGTTCGCGGCGCTGGCGCGGGAGCTGCGCGCCCAGGAGAGCCTGCCTTATGCCGCCTGGTGCCAGCTGGCGGTGGCGCGGTGCGCGCAGAGCCTGGGCCACgcggccggggaggcggcggcgctgggcGAGGCGGCCCGCCTGTGGCTGCGGCACGAGCGGGAGCTGCGCCTCCGCCAAGGCCCCGGTCTGGGCCTGGCCGAGCACCTGCCCGCCGCCCAGAGCTGCGTGGCCTTCGGTGCCCGCCTCCGCCTCGAACTGGGCCAGCCGGCTCTGGCCGCCGGGCTGTGGCTGGAATTGGGAAACGAGCTGCGCGCCGCCTCCGAGCCCGGCCAGGCCGTGCCGGCTCTCCTGCGCGCCGCCGACCTCCTGGCTGCTGCCCACCTGCCCCTCGAAGCCGTGCGCTGCCTGCGCGACGTCGCCTCCTGCCTGCTACTCTGCAGGGACCACGACGGCGCCTTGGCTGTGCTCACCCAGGCCCAGCTGCTCGTCCAAGGCGGGTCTGGACCTCAAGCACCGGCCCCTGCCGCCTCCTCTTCTCCTGCTAGCCTGCCCCCAGGTGCTTTCCTCGACGAGCTTCTCCAGTGCGAGGTGACCCgcgtcctccttctcctcctgctccagCCGCCGCCCTCCAAACTTCTGCCCGAGCACGCCCAGACCCTCGAGAAGTACTCTTGGGAAGCCCTGGACGCCTCGCCCGGGTACCTGCCGCCCGAACTCTTTCTGTTGCTGCAGTCGGCTGTCATGGCCTGCCAGGAGAAAGACCTGGAGGCGCTCAAGGTGCTGCAGAAGGAGCTGTGGCCGCTGCTTACCGCTGAGCAGAACCACCTCTTCCATTTGGTGCTGCAAGAGATGATCACCCCATCTGGCCAGGGGTTCTGA